The DNA segment TCCTAATGCCCGTTCAAGCTTAGATTGAATGATTCCACGGTGTACCAACTCCTCAAGGAATGCGGGAGTGTAGATATAGTAGAGTAGCAATGGTACTGGGATAGGGCTGGTTGTTTCAAAAAACGCTGGTACAATACCCCATAGTAATCCAATGATGATCGCGAAAAATGCAGGTTTCCGATAGAAGCTCTTACGAAATCCTAGATCCGCAAAGCCCCAATGATTTACAAGTGTCACAAAGGCAACCGGAAATATTAGTACAATGATGCTGTGAAGTGGTATATTCAACGGCCCAAGCGGCAAGTATGGATAATAAGAATCCAAGACCCATCCATAATATACGAATACAAAAACCGATGTAAAAACAAACCCCCAAATCAGGAGAGCCTCAATGAGCTCTTTACCTGTATCCTTATTCTTTGGAAGCGGTTTAGGATAATCTCCCAGTTTATTATGGGCAAAAGCAATGAAACCGATAAGCCCAGCTGCATTCCCTAGCATCATTAGGTAGCTGGCAAGGCTCGACATAGCCATACAACTGGCTTGACCATATCTGTGGATGTGTCTGAAAAGGGACTTTTTTTAATATTGGTTTGTTGTCATATGTAACAACTTTGGACAGTTTCTCTGTGAAGAAGGGGACTGCCCAATCTTCGTATGACCAGCTGCTACAAGCAATGTGTATTCCTTTTCGCAAATCTTAGCACCAACCATTTCCAGATTTTTCTTCACTTGTTGATGCTACAGGGCTGTTCAAGTAGATTTTAGAGGGATTAAACATACAAAGCATTTGGTGTTTAGAACGGGTCTTCCAGTTGTGCTTGTTCACGGAGGAGCTACTAGATTCAAAGATGAATCCCATGCAGCTATCCTTGAAGCTGTGTCAGAAGCCGCGAAGCAGAGCATGTCTGTCCTCGAGTCTGGTGGATCTTCCCTGGACGCTGTTGAGACTGGTGTCTGGATTTTGGAGGAAACCACGTTATTCACGGCAGGAAGGGGTGGATGTAAGAACAGTGAGGGTGTTGTTGAGTTGGACGCAATAGTCATGGATGGCCATCGCCTTGAGAGCGGAGCGGTTATGGCTGTTAGCGATGTCGTTCACCCGGTATCTTTGGCCAGATATGTGCTGGAGCGTACACCAGTTTCTCAAGTTGCAGGAGAGGGCGCGACTAGGGTCTATAGGAAGATGATATCAGATGGCTACAGGAAAGAGCAGGCAAATGGAGAATCACGGTTACCCCCCATAGCGGATCCGTGTGATACCGTTGGTTGCATCGCAGTGGACAAACACGGAAGAATAGCTGTGGCGTCTTCGACAAGTGGCTGGCCGGGGATGTTACCCGGGCGAGTTGGTGATACACCCATAATTGGAAGCGGTGTTTATGCAAACGAAGCTGCTGGAGTTGCCTGCACCGGGAAAGGCGAACAGATTCTACGCATATGCATGGCAAGAACCGCAGTATCCTATATCGAAAGCGGAATGCCCCCTTCTGAGGCTGCTGAGAAATCAGTATCTGTATTGAGAGAGAAGACTGCCGGTCAGGCTGGGCTTGTCATCCTTGATAGGGAGGGCCATGTAGGATTGGATTATGATACCCCTCATATGCCAGTTGCTCTCTGTTTAGAAGGGCCAGAAATCGTTCTTGAATCAATGAAACCAAAGCTGTGATGGGCATCTTTCAAATTTGATGTTTCTTACTCACTGTTATTTTCGATGATTGTCACAATCTCCTCTTCAATTGTTGGAGTCATTCTTGGCTTGGTCTTGATTCTACCAACTTCCTCACCTTCATCATCAAAAATGATGATCGTGGGACTGCTAGTAATGCCAAATGTATCTACTTCCTTTGGACTTGGCGGTACCGCCCAGTGCTTGTTGGATGGCTTTCTGGGTTTCTCCATTCCCCCTAAGGCTCTGACTTCAAAACCTACTTCTTCCTCTAAAAGGGAAAGAACAGGAACAGCCTTTCTGGCATCGCCGCACCAATCTGCGAATAGTACGACAACCGTGTAGCTATCAGCATATTCTTTCAGCTTTTCAGCAGCGTCTTTATCTAGCTGATAGCTTTCGCGTGTCCTTTGGTACCTCCTACTATAGCGAGGATTCATTGATTCAATGTAGCTAGTACAAGAAGGGCATTCACCCTGCACATCATTCAGACTGGGAATCGCAATCACACTCCGGGTCCTACTCGTCACAAGTGATGTCGCTGCCCTTTTCGCCTTTCTTTGGTTGCAGTGGGTATTGCTTCACAAGAGTTACAAGTTCCTTTATGTCCTCTTGATGTCTCATCTCGTCTTCTCGCAAGTGGCTGAGTAGCTTTCGTGCCACAGGATTGTCCATTTCTTCGATTGCTTCACCAAGATAGTCCGTCATTTGTTCTTCTTGTTTCAGTAATGATTGGAGCCGCCTCTCAAGATTAATCCGCTCGGTATAACGGTCAACTTTTGCGCTCCAAGCATCACAGGGGGATTCATTGAGCAGATTAATTACGCCCTCAAGGAATTTTTGGTGTTTCTGAGTATCAAGCCTCATGAAGAGAAGAACCAGACGAATAACTGCCTGACTAGATTCATCCTCATATTCTGAGAGTTCTTCGAATGTTTTCTTTTCTACATCAATTTGACTTTGCAAAACTTCTATGAGTTTCTGTTGATTCGACAAACCTTATCCACCTCAATGGTTTTCTTCACTATCGTTAATGACGTTGGGGCTAATAAACCCATCGTTTGAGACTAGTAGCTTCATGTCTATTGGACGAAATTCTTCTTGGAATCCATTCTGCTTTGAATATGGGAAAAAAATAATTTGTATCCTTCACAAAGAACCGTATGCGAATCTTGAATTCTGTTTTTAGGACAACCACCATGACATAGATGCCACCAAGGACAATCTTCACATTCGCCTTTCGCCTGGGCCTTCTTTTGTTCGAATTCTGCTCTATTACTGAGAAGCTCTGTCCAGGGTTTATCTTTGAAATTCCCGAGGTACTCCTCAGGATATACAAAGAAATCGCATGGGTAAACATCTCCGTTGTGTTCAACAACAAGATATCTGCCGCATTCTCCAGATATTGTACATAGGGAAGTCGACTTACAGCCAGCAATCTTCCCGCGAAGGGCTTCAAATAGCCGGATGTTCACACATTGTGAGTCTTCTTCTCTCATCCATTCATCAAATAGTCCACATAGGAATTCTCCATATTCCCTAGGATCAATCGAATACTCTTTCGCCTTGCCAGTGTTTGGGTCAATATCCAATGCAGGAACGAACTGAAGATGCTTGAATCCCTGTTGCCTATGGAATCGGTAGATTTCCTGTGCTTCTGTCATATTTCGGTGATGGATGACTGTAAGGACATTGAAATGCACTCCATGCCTCCTGAGCAAATCAGCGCAATCCATTGCTTGTTGCCAAGTACCTTCACCCCTGGCTGAATCATGGATTTCCTTTGGTCCATCTATGCTTAGACCTACGAGGAATTTGTAGTCAGCCAAGAACTGTGCCCAATCACTGTTGATCATTGTGCCGTTGGTCTGTAGGGCATTGCCAATCTTCTGGCCCCTATGCCCAAACTTGGATTCAAGTTCCAAAGCTTTCTTGAAGAATTCAAGTCCAGCAAGTGTTGGCTCCCCGCCTTGCCAAGAGAGAACGCTGGGGCTGAATCCCAACCTCAAGTAGCCCCTTACTAATTCCTGAAGAGTTTCGAGTGACATGAATGTTTTTTCTTCTTCGGGGTAACAACGCTCTGGAACGTCAAGATAGAAACAGTAATCGCATGTGAGATTACACTCACCGGATACAGGCTTAACTAGCAACTGAAATGGTCGCACTACTTTGACACCTATATCGTCTCATAAAACAGCGAGGCTTCCTTGTCCTCGTCTGCCTGTATCTTGCCTTCCAAAATGGGATCACCGGTCCGTCTCATCCAGTCGAGGGTTTCCCTCTTGAGTCTCTCTTTCGTCTTAGCATATTCAGGGTCATCAGCCAGATTGTTCTTCTCTAGCGGGTCTCCACGAAAGTCATAGAGCTCTTCTTCAGGACGAGGTTGATTGTACTTCTCTTTGCCAAAAACTTCGATGAATGCCTTAGCTGCGTCAGAATTGCTGATGTCATCCGGCATTTCAAACAGGAACGGAATTTCTTCCATATTCCTGATGTACTTGAAATGGGTACTCCTTGTACCTCGCATTGGGTTATAGCCGATATCATGATACGTTAGTTCAGCATGTATGAATTCCCTACCGATGAACTTCTCTTCAAGAAGCAACGGAGCATAACTATTACCCTCTGTTTCGAGAGGAGCCGGGATATCAAGAAGCTCGCATAGGGTTGGAAGAATGTCCACGTTTGACACCATCTGCTCGATTTTGCGCCCCGCTTCGAACTTCTCAGGCCACAACATTATGAGGGCAGTTCGTATGCCGGGGTCATATAGGGTACATTTGGCTCTAGGAAAGGCTATACCATGGTCGACAGTGAAGATGAAAAGCGTGTCATCTGTCAAACCATTCTCTTCCATGGATCTCCTTACGTCACCAACTGCTTGATCGAGTACCTTCAAGGATTTCTTGAAGCGGGTGAAATCTCGTTTCATGCCCGGGTGGGAAACGAGGAATGATGGAAGATTACCAAGTTCATCATCATCTTCGAAGTGTGGAAAAGGCCTATGAGTTTCAAAAACTCCAATTGATACCATGAATGGTTTTTCTGCATTGCCCATCCTTTTGAAGAAATCCTGCGCCTTGGGAACTACTGTTTGGGTAAGATACGGAAAGTCTGCCCTATCACTTACCTCCTCATAGCCGAGTTCATGAGGATCATTGGTTTCGTGCTGAAGACCGATTAGATGAGTTGAGTAACCTGCCTCTTTGAATACTTCTGGGAGCGTGTCGTTATCAGGTGGTAGCTTCCATCCGTAATTGACTAGGCCCATTAACCCATTGCTATGTGGATATTTGCCCGTCGTGATGCTTCCCCGCGACGGTGTGCATTGGGGTGCCGTACAGAAGTTATTTGTGAACACCACACCATCTTCTGCGGTTTCATCAATTTCAGGGGTTTCTACTGGTGCATCATAACAACCGAATTGTGTACCTGAGTCGTGACTTGTGAAGATAACAACATTAGGCCTTTCTTGCTTATCTTCCATGCTCTTCTCTCCATGATTCAATAGAGATGAACTATTTCTCTACAGTCCGGGTGATCGAACATCTCTTCCTTCTCATAGTCATTACCGAGGAATTGATTTATCATTAGAGCTGCGTAATTTGCTGTTCCTGTTGCCATTGAAACTTGCTGAGTAATTGGACGCACATCACCGGCCGCCCA comes from the Candidatus Thorarchaeota archaeon genome and includes:
- a CDS encoding sulfatase, whose protein sequence is MEDKQERPNVVIFTSHDSGTQFGCYDAPVETPEIDETAEDGVVFTNNFCTAPQCTPSRGSITTGKYPHSNGLMGLVNYGWKLPPDNDTLPEVFKEAGYSTHLIGLQHETNDPHELGYEEVSDRADFPYLTQTVVPKAQDFFKRMGNAEKPFMVSIGVFETHRPFPHFEDDDELGNLPSFLVSHPGMKRDFTRFKKSLKVLDQAVGDVRRSMEENGLTDDTLFIFTVDHGIAFPRAKCTLYDPGIRTALIMLWPEKFEAGRKIEQMVSNVDILPTLCELLDIPAPLETEGNSYAPLLLEEKFIGREFIHAELTYHDIGYNPMRGTRSTHFKYIRNMEEIPFLFEMPDDISNSDAAKAFIEVFGKEKYNQPRPEEELYDFRGDPLEKNNLADDPEYAKTKERLKRETLDWMRRTGDPILEGKIQADEDKEASLFYETI
- a CDS encoding anaerobic sulfatase maturase, with the translated sequence MRPFQLLVKPVSGECNLTCDYCFYLDVPERCYPEEEKTFMSLETLQELVRGYLRLGFSPSVLSWQGGEPTLAGLEFFKKALELESKFGHRGQKIGNALQTNGTMINSDWAQFLADYKFLVGLSIDGPKEIHDSARGEGTWQQAMDCADLLRRHGVHFNVLTVIHHRNMTEAQEIYRFHRQQGFKHLQFVPALDIDPNTGKAKEYSIDPREYGEFLCGLFDEWMREEDSQCVNIRLFEALRGKIAGCKSTSLCTISGECGRYLVVEHNGDVYPCDFFVYPEEYLGNFKDKPWTELLSNRAEFEQKKAQAKGECEDCPWWHLCHGGCPKNRIQDSHTVLCEGYKLFFSHIQSRMDSKKNFVQ
- a CDS encoding isoaspartyl peptidase/L-asparaginase; protein product: MVFRTGLPVVLVHGGATRFKDESHAAILEAVSEAAKQSMSVLESGGSSLDAVETGVWILEETTLFTAGRGGCKNSEGVVELDAIVMDGHRLESGAVMAVSDVVHPVSLARYVLERTPVSQVAGEGATRVYRKMISDGYRKEQANGESRLPPIADPCDTVGCIAVDKHGRIAVASSTSGWPGMLPGRVGDTPIIGSGVYANEAAGVACTGKGEQILRICMARTAVSYIESGMPPSEAAEKSVSVLREKTAGQAGLVILDREGHVGLDYDTPHMPVALCLEGPEIVLESMKPKL
- a CDS encoding thioredoxin family protein encodes the protein MTSRTRSVIAIPSLNDVQGECPSCTSYIESMNPRYSRRYQRTRESYQLDKDAAEKLKEYADSYTVVVLFADWCGDARKAVPVLSLLEEEVGFEVRALGGMEKPRKPSNKHWAVPPSPKEVDTFGITSSPTIIIFDDEGEEVGRIKTKPRMTPTIEEEIVTIIENNSE
- a CDS encoding CPBP family intramembrane metalloprotease, with amino-acid sequence MSSLASYLMMLGNAAGLIGFIAFAHNKLGDYPKPLPKNKDTGKELIEALLIWGFVFTSVFVFVYYGWVLDSYYPYLPLGPLNIPLHSIIVLIFPVAFVTLVNHWGFADLGFRKSFYRKPAFFAIIIGLLWGIVPAFFETTSPIPVPLLLYYIYTPAFLEELVHRGIIQSKLERALGQQKAWLLGGILFGLVHIPTDFFGPVAASYGDIMMSFLALAGQIAAGWFWGVLYIKTRNLIPCIASHYLINFASGIIVWFM